The genomic interval ACAAACTAGCATTAGAAGGAAAGCTCTACAGCAGATCAGTTCCTTAATTTTTTTTTATTGTTTTAGTAATCTTTTGCACTTATTTTACGGATTGTTACACAAACTTTATATACAATGGATGCGATAGCGATGGCAAGGAACTATCAGAGGCCCCTATTGTCTAAAAAATTGTTATTAGCTTAGTTCTTAACCGATTATTAGTTTGCCTATTAGTTATATAGAGTGTGCCCAAAGACGAATATTAACAAAATCCTGTAAAAACTATACTAATCTCAGGGTTAGACTTGTATTATCGAGTTGATTTATGTTGATTCATCATCATCATCAAGTTCTGAAGCAGTTGATTGTTTTAGTTTATCCGAAAAACTTATTGTTTTACCATGGTCTGATATGGAAATATGTGTATCAACTCTAATATTTAGACCAAGTGATCGATAAACACTAAGCATATCACCGCCAGATATTCTAGGAATTTCTCCAAACCTAATCAACTCATTTAACCTCTTTATGATGATTTTGGTTTGAAATGGATATTGTTGTTCTGCAAGTTTTAGAACTTCATCCCCTCTGTCATACATATGACGCAGCAAAAAGTTCTTTTCTGCATCAATTTCGTTGGATTTTTGTTTGTTTTGGAGTTCCAAATTATTCTTGTCATTCTCTTTTGCCTTCTCTTGCTCCTGCTTATCTCTGAATGCCAATTGTTCCTGCAATTTCCTCATCTTTCGTTTTTTAATCAATTCAAGATCTGGATCATCCATGACTGGATTCTTGCTTGCGTCCAATTTAACCTTTGATTACTCCCAGAGGGACAAGTCTAACGACTTTTGTCGCAATCCCTACGTTATGTGATACATCTGCCACCATATCTACATCCTTGTATGCGTCGGGAGACTCTTCAATTAGTCCATTTTTGGTCAAAGATCTAACATAAATTCCTCGAGACTCTAATTTTTTCTTTACACTCTCTAGGGTATGAGTTCTTTTTGCTTCTGATCTTGACATGGTTCTACCGGCTCCGTGTGCCGTTGATCCGAAGCTAAGATCCATGGATTTTGGAGAGCCCAAAAGAACCCAGCTTGCTGTACCCATTGATCCTGGTATAATCACGGGTTGACCAATAGACCGAAACTTTGAAGGTAGTTGTTCCATTCCAGATGGAAATGCACGCGTAGCACCTTTTCTATGTACCACTAAATCACGAGAACTTTCGCCATCAATTTTATGACGTTCTACCTTTGCAATGTTATGAGACACGTCGTATACTAGCTTCATTTCCAGATCCTGTTCTCGTAGATTTAGCACCTTTTGAAAGGTCATCCTTGTCCAGTGGGTAAGCATCTGTCTATTTGCCCATGCAAAATTCAAGGCGGAGAACATAGATTTTCTGTAGCTTTCACCCTCTGTTGAAATATTAGGTACACAAGCTAATTCTCTGTCTATTACATTTAGATTATATTTTTTCATGGCCTGTTCAGATAACCTCAAGTAGTCTGAACAAACTTGGTGTCCGAATCCACGAGAACC from Candidatus Nitrosocosmicus hydrocola carries:
- a CDS encoding RtcB family protein; protein product: MSGSLVTKNGKHVVNKISDNQFQIEKDGSRGMNVPVTIFANDQLISKMTLDRTLDQAVNVTTLPGVRKHMVVLPDGHEGYGFPVGGVAASDFEEGIISPGGVGYDINCGVRLIRTNLLESDIHSKLKHLVDSLFSSIPTGVGSEGAIKLTNSELDDLLIDGAQWSVENGYGMDSDLESCEESGKMNGADPINISTNARKRGSMQLGSLGSGNHFLEIQKVDKILDKEAANAMGISREGEIQILIHCGSRGFGHQVCSDYLRLSEQAMKKYNLNVIDRELACVPNISTEGESYRKSMFSALNFAWANRQMLTHWTRMTFQKVLNLREQDLEMKLVYDVSHNIAKVERHKIDGESSRDLVVHRKGATRAFPSGMEQLPSKFRSIGQPVIIPGSMGTASWVLLGSPKSMDLSFGSTAHGAGRTMSRSEAKRTHTLESVKKKLESRGIYVRSLTKNGLIEESPDAYKDVDMVADVSHNVGIATKVVRLVPLGVIKG